One region of Termitidicoccus mucosus genomic DNA includes:
- a CDS encoding SMP-30/gluconolactonase/LRE family protein — protein MKKNPFNAMKKFLIAILLAAALPPSPASAAAPDEMEFDCIPAPGRAYAKAFFLPGETAETELRIRLLTDQQGIAGIVLDASVFDLWDNPAGTITVTSAGAGQNGYDYILKPSVNALGWFRVELTLKIGGQSVRLKRRAKTTSSENYDFITFAMLPAPRTPEQTPDSPFGLMTALLAQPFCPISAQVDLAAYSGARWARETVSWSRVNPGPGNYNWAANRQNITALAERGFHILGLIQTSPEWTHPADAGLHVLPADLSAARDFARALALDFGPLVRAWETWNEEDIGAFSIDPPDRYAAVAKSLSLGLSSAATAPRVLLGPVARDPNAGDFAALLAANDLAPYLDAYSFHTYTPATSALFGATLETHLAAARQLGLGDRPVWLSETSLPYARNKVPAPTEAVPAMRAQLAQMGASYMECIARNIKPVFWFIVRPYISTSTAKPSQWGMVDTQLSPLPAYPAYAAMTRHLGAATYIGKVPLAAGAAWLFNDGRDEVAAVLPPAGAGEISLPSVAPEAEAFDVMGNPLALAPDGAGKKVAARGFIVYIKNPGWQNLAEPPEPPTGAAPRAPAPVVMQALFPRKNMEPTTAPLENWDAVLANFSPRGYNYKAGEEIPFSLEIYNFGDTAAIGAVTAALPAGFSISPAGVVSSVQVAPGARAAFDLTLKTPVADLSGMVVFQGAFGNMPAVATASRWTLDKTPVAEVFDITETGFILDWKPVPGASGYMIEMATDAGFANHIPGYDKLDVGDTLGRTVANLAPGTTYFVRVYNRSASDAPSAPVSVTTLPLRPPVVTSADAIVFTAGVPCAFALRVEGTPPFIYEADSLPAWLTLDENGILSGTPPPTATGDSHTIQMTVRNAVGNTPPRQLTLAVEAPPGIPLPALDVRTLAGSAGIPGNINNTGTAARFNAPVGIAVSGSLVFAVDSAGNDIRKITRDGVVSSLAVDTVFDSPTGIAADGKGNLYIADTLNHVIRKITPAGKASIIAGDPAQSGATDNPSRFDTPTGLALDADGQNLYVADTENHLIRKIELDGGNVTTIAGRAGRPGFIDGPLSAARFNAPSAITAGSGGCIFVADTGNNTIRRINTATGEVSTLAGLAGCIGASDGAGAAARFNEPSALTLEASGSNLYVLDTGNSIIRKIALATANVTTLAGLAATPGDADGEGSVARFKYPSGIAADAGGKLYMADTGNHTLRSGEPPGKPVIEIQPSDQMLNPGDTLLLSTAAAGHPPPLYQWYFNGNEIPGAIGDTYMRSNLQASDDGLYAVKAYNTLGETMSIGARVTIANHNDSSKGGGGGSPGFCFYLPLLLLLLVRSLLHRGLR, from the coding sequence ATGAAAAAGAACCCTTTCAACGCCATGAAAAAATTCCTTATTGCCATCCTGCTGGCTGCGGCGCTTCCGCCATCCCCGGCATCTGCCGCCGCGCCTGACGAAATGGAGTTTGATTGTATCCCCGCGCCCGGACGGGCCTATGCCAAGGCATTTTTTCTGCCCGGCGAGACTGCCGAGACCGAATTGCGTATCCGCCTGTTGACAGACCAACAGGGGATCGCGGGGATCGTGCTGGACGCGTCGGTTTTTGACCTATGGGATAACCCCGCCGGAACGATAACGGTCACGTCCGCCGGCGCCGGCCAGAACGGATATGATTATATACTCAAGCCCTCCGTGAACGCGCTCGGGTGGTTCAGGGTCGAGCTGACCCTGAAAATCGGCGGGCAATCCGTCCGCCTGAAACGGCGGGCGAAGACCACGTCGTCGGAAAATTATGATTTTATAACATTCGCGATGCTGCCCGCGCCACGCACGCCCGAACAGACGCCGGACAGCCCCTTCGGCCTCATGACCGCGTTGCTGGCGCAGCCGTTCTGTCCCATTTCGGCGCAGGTTGACCTGGCCGCATATTCGGGCGCGCGCTGGGCCCGCGAGACCGTCAGCTGGAGCAGGGTCAACCCGGGACCGGGAAACTATAATTGGGCGGCAAACCGCCAAAATATCACGGCGCTGGCGGAGCGCGGCTTTCATATTCTCGGCTTGATCCAAACCAGCCCGGAATGGACGCACCCGGCGGACGCCGGCCTGCATGTGCTGCCGGCTGATTTGTCCGCCGCCCGTGATTTTGCCCGGGCGCTGGCGCTCGACTTCGGCCCGCTGGTGCGCGCCTGGGAAACCTGGAACGAGGAGGACATCGGCGCCTTCTCCATCGACCCGCCCGACCGCTATGCCGCCGTCGCCAAGTCCCTCTCGCTCGGCCTTTCCTCCGCCGCGACCGCGCCGCGCGTCCTGCTCGGCCCGGTCGCCCGCGACCCCAACGCCGGCGATTTCGCCGCGCTGCTCGCCGCCAACGACCTCGCGCCCTACCTCGACGCTTACAGTTTTCACACCTACACGCCCGCCACCTCCGCCTTGTTTGGTGCAACACTGGAAACGCACCTCGCCGCCGCGCGCCAGCTTGGTCTGGGCGACCGGCCGGTCTGGCTGAGCGAAACCAGCCTGCCCTACGCGCGCAACAAGGTGCCGGCGCCGACGGAGGCGGTGCCGGCGATGCGCGCCCAGCTCGCCCAAATGGGAGCCTCTTACATGGAGTGCATCGCCCGGAATATAAAGCCGGTCTTTTGGTTCATCGTCCGCCCCTACATAAGCACCAGCACGGCGAAGCCGTCGCAATGGGGAATGGTTGACACCCAGTTGTCGCCCCTGCCCGCGTATCCCGCCTACGCCGCGATGACCCGGCATCTGGGCGCGGCGACTTATATTGGAAAAGTGCCGCTCGCCGCCGGTGCCGCTTGGCTGTTCAACGACGGACGGGACGAGGTCGCCGCCGTGCTCCCGCCCGCCGGCGCCGGCGAGATTTCCCTGCCGTCCGTCGCGCCGGAGGCGGAGGCGTTCGACGTGATGGGCAACCCGCTCGCGCTGGCCCCCGACGGCGCCGGCAAAAAAGTCGCCGCCAGGGGCTTCATTGTTTATATAAAAAACCCCGGCTGGCAAAACCTCGCAGAGCCGCCGGAGCCGCCCACCGGGGCCGCCCCCCGCGCGCCCGCGCCCGTGGTCATGCAGGCGCTGTTCCCGCGGAAAAACATGGAGCCGACAACCGCGCCGCTGGAAAACTGGGATGCCGTCCTCGCCAACTTTTCCCCGCGCGGATACAATTACAAGGCCGGGGAGGAGATCCCGTTCTCGCTCGAAATATATAATTTCGGCGACACCGCCGCCATCGGCGCCGTCACCGCCGCCCTGCCCGCCGGCTTCTCCATTTCTCCCGCCGGCGTCGTCTCCTCCGTGCAAGTCGCGCCCGGCGCCCGGGCGGCATTTGACTTGACACTAAAAACCCCGGTGGCGGATTTGTCCGGCATGGTGGTTTTTCAAGGCGCCTTCGGCAACATGCCGGCCGTCGCCACCGCCTCTCGCTGGACGCTCGACAAAACGCCGGTCGCGGAAGTTTTTGATATAACCGAAACCGGCTTCATCCTCGATTGGAAACCCGTGCCCGGCGCGTCCGGCTACATGATTGAAATGGCCACCGACGCCGGATTCGCAAATCACATTCCGGGTTATGATAAACTCGATGTGGGCGACACCTTGGGCCGGACAGTCGCGAACTTGGCGCCGGGCACAACCTATTTCGTCAGGGTGTATAATCGTTCCGCCTCCGACGCCCCGTCTGCCCCGGTTTCAGTGACAACCCTGCCACTGCGCCCTCCGGTGGTCACCAGCGCGGATGCGATTGTGTTCACCGCCGGCGTGCCCTGCGCATTTGCCCTTCGCGTGGAAGGAACGCCGCCCTTTATTTATGAGGCGGATTCGCTTCCTGCCTGGCTGACGCTTGATGAGAACGGTATTCTCTCCGGAACGCCTCCCCCGACGGCGACCGGTGACAGCCACACCATCCAGATGACGGTGCGCAATGCCGTCGGCAATACTCCCCCTCGACAACTGACACTCGCAGTGGAGGCGCCGCCCGGCATCCCCCTGCCCGCCTTGGATGTCCGCACCCTGGCCGGCTCCGCGGGAATCCCTGGCAATATCAACAATACCGGCACCGCAGCCCGTTTCAACGCGCCGGTTGGCATCGCCGTTTCCGGCTCATTGGTTTTCGCGGTCGATTCCGCGGGCAACGACATCCGCAAGATCACCCGTGACGGCGTCGTTTCCTCTCTCGCCGTCGATACCGTGTTTGACAGCCCCACGGGCATTGCCGCCGACGGCAAAGGCAATTTATACATCGCCGACACCCTTAACCACGTCATCCGCAAAATCACCCCCGCCGGCAAAGCCAGCATCATCGCCGGCGATCCGGCACAAAGCGGCGCCACTGATAATCCCTCGCGCTTTGACACGCCGACCGGCCTCGCGTTGGATGCGGACGGGCAGAATCTTTACGTGGCCGACACCGAGAACCACCTTATCCGGAAAATTGAACTGGATGGCGGCAATGTGACAACCATCGCCGGACGCGCGGGCCGACCGGGATTCATCGACGGTCCACTCTCGGCAGCCCGGTTCAACGCACCGTCCGCCATCACGGCGGGCTCGGGCGGGTGCATCTTCGTCGCCGACACAGGCAACAATACCATCCGTCGCATCAACACGGCTACCGGGGAAGTGAGCACATTGGCCGGACTGGCCGGCTGTATCGGCGCAAGCGACGGGGCGGGTGCCGCCGCGCGATTCAACGAACCCTCCGCCCTCACCCTCGAAGCATCCGGCAGCAACCTCTATGTGCTCGATACGGGAAACAGCATCATTCGCAAAATCGCTCTCGCCACCGCCAATGTGACAACACTTGCGGGGCTGGCTGCCACGCCCGGGGACGCCGATGGTGAAGGCTCCGTCGCCCGTTTCAAATATCCATCCGGCATCGCCGCGGATGCCGGCGGAAAATTGTACATGGCTGATACCGGGAACCACACTCTCCGCTCCGGCGAGCCGCCCGGAAAACCTGTCATCGAAATCCAACCAAGCGACCAAATGCTGAACCCTGGTGATACCCTCCTTCTTTCAACGGCTGCCGCCGGGCATCCGCCGCCTTTGTATCAATGGTATTTTAATGGCAACGAAATTCCCGGGGCTATCGGTGACACTTATATGCGCTCCAATTTGCAGGCATCGGATGACGGTCTTTATGCAGTCAAGGCATATAACACACTCGGGGAAACCATGAGCATCGGCGCCCGCGTCACCATTGCAAATCACAACGATAGCTCCAAAGGCGGCGGCGGCGGTTCGCCGGGGTTCTGTTTTTACCTCCCCCTCCTCCTTCTGCTCCTGGTCCGGTCATTGCTCCATCGCGGCCTCCGCTGA